Proteins co-encoded in one Bradyrhizobium sp. 170 genomic window:
- a CDS encoding NYN domain-containing protein, whose translation MSSSLGKIAVLIDGANLYATSKTLGFDIDYRRLLKEFQSRGMLLRAIYYTAIIEDQEYSSIRPLIDWLDYNGYTVVTKATKEYIDASGRRKVRGNMDIELAVDALELAEHVDQIVLFSGDGDFRSLVEALQRRGVRVTVVSTISIQPPLIADELRRQADVFTDLMELKSKIGRDPSERPPPRELRNNLPEFLQRDTNNV comes from the coding sequence ATGTCATCCTCCCTCGGCAAGATCGCGGTCCTGATCGATGGCGCCAATCTCTATGCGACCAGCAAGACGCTTGGTTTCGATATCGATTACAGGCGGCTGCTCAAGGAATTCCAGAGCAGAGGCATGCTGCTTCGTGCGATTTATTACACCGCGATCATCGAGGATCAGGAATATTCGTCGATCCGGCCCTTGATCGACTGGCTCGATTATAATGGCTACACCGTGGTCACCAAGGCGACCAAGGAATACATCGACGCCAGCGGCCGCCGCAAGGTGAGGGGCAACATGGATATCGAACTCGCGGTCGATGCCCTGGAGCTCGCCGAACATGTCGACCAGATCGTGCTGTTCTCCGGTGATGGCGATTTCCGCTCCCTGGTCGAGGCGTTGCAGCGTCGTGGGGTCCGGGTGACCGTCGTTTCGACGATTTCGATTCAACCGCCGTTGATCGCCGACGAATTGCGGCGCCAGGCCGACGTCTTTACTGACCTGATGGAGTTGAAATCCAAGATTGGCCGCGACCCGTCCGAGCGGCCGCCCCCGCGCGAGTTGCGAAATAACCTGCCGGAGTTCCTGCAGCGCGACACCAATAATGTGTGA